A genomic region of Alicyclobacillus sp. SO9 contains the following coding sequences:
- a CDS encoding type Z 30S ribosomal protein S14, which translates to MAKKSMIIKAQRKPKFSTRGYTRCRVCGRPHSVIRKFGICRICFRELAYKGQLPGVKKASW; encoded by the coding sequence GTGGCGAAAAAGTCCATGATTATAAAGGCCCAAAGAAAGCCGAAGTTTAGCACGCGGGGATACACTCGTTGCAGAGTATGCGGTCGTCCGCATTCGGTTATACGCAAGTTTGGAATCTGCCGTATCTGTTTCCGTGAATTGGCCTATAAGGGTCAGTTGCCCGGAGTTAAAAAGGCCAGCTGGTAG
- the rplF gene encoding 50S ribosomal protein L6, which translates to MSRIGKKPVTIPSGVEVGFEGNELTVKGPKGTLTRTIHPEMKVVVEGQVLTVERPSESKKHRSLHGTTRSVINNMVEGVTNGFTKRLDLMGVGYRAAKNGATVTLSVGYSHPVEPQKVDGIDVDVPSPTKLVVTGINKELVGEYAAKVREIRKPEPYKGKGIKYEDEVIRCKVGKTGKK; encoded by the coding sequence ATGTCACGGATTGGAAAGAAACCTGTAACAATTCCATCGGGTGTTGAAGTTGGATTCGAGGGTAACGAATTGACAGTGAAGGGGCCAAAAGGTACCTTGACAAGGACGATTCACCCTGAGATGAAGGTGGTCGTGGAGGGCCAGGTGCTCACTGTCGAGCGCCCAAGTGAAAGCAAAAAACACCGGAGTTTACATGGCACTACACGCAGCGTCATTAACAACATGGTTGAAGGCGTAACGAACGGATTCACCAAACGGCTGGACCTGATGGGAGTTGGGTACCGTGCCGCGAAGAACGGGGCTACGGTGACCCTGTCTGTGGGCTATTCACATCCGGTGGAACCCCAAAAGGTGGATGGCATTGACGTGGACGTCCCGTCACCTACCAAACTGGTTGTAACAGGTATTAACAAGGAATTGGTGGGAGAATACGCTGCCAAAGTACGTGAGATTAGGAAGCCTGAGCCGTACAAAGGCAAGGGAATCAAATATGAAGACGAAGTTATCCGCTGCAAGGTCGGTAAAACTGGTAAGAAGTAA
- the rpsH gene encoding 30S ribosomal protein S8 codes for MVMTDPIADMLTRIRNANSVGHDKVEVPGSNIKKAIADILKKEGFVRDAEFISDEKQGVIRLFLKYGKNQEKVITGLKRISKPGRRVYASHDNVPRVLGGLGIAVLSTSSGIMTDKEARKARVGGEVLCYVW; via the coding sequence ATGGTGATGACGGACCCAATTGCGGATATGTTGACACGAATCCGCAACGCCAACTCGGTGGGACACGATAAAGTTGAAGTACCTGGATCGAACATTAAGAAGGCCATTGCCGACATCTTGAAAAAAGAGGGCTTTGTCCGAGATGCGGAATTTATCTCCGATGAGAAGCAAGGCGTAATTCGCCTGTTTTTGAAATATGGCAAGAACCAGGAAAAGGTTATAACAGGACTCAAGCGCATTAGTAAGCCAGGCCGACGTGTGTATGCATCCCATGATAATGTGCCCCGCGTATTGGGCGGACTGGGGATTGCAGTGCTTTCCACGTCCAGCGGCATTATGACGGATAAAGAAGCTCGGAAGGCGCGCGTTGGCGGAGAAGTACTCTGTTACGTGTGGTAA
- the rplR gene encoding 50S ribosomal protein L18, with the protein MITKEDRNRSRQRRHLRVRKNISGTSGRPRLNVYRSNKNIYAQVIDDAAGQTLVSASTLDSELKDAVKNGGSIEAAKLVGQLVAKRAVEKGMTSVVFDRGGYLYHGRIQALADAAREAGLQF; encoded by the coding sequence GTGATTACAAAAGAGGATCGCAATCGCTCAAGGCAACGGCGGCACCTGCGTGTGCGTAAGAATATCTCTGGCACTTCAGGCCGTCCCCGCCTTAATGTATATCGTTCCAACAAGAATATCTACGCTCAAGTCATTGATGACGCCGCAGGGCAGACTCTGGTCAGTGCTTCTACGCTAGACAGTGAACTGAAGGACGCTGTCAAGAATGGCGGCAGCATCGAGGCCGCTAAGTTGGTAGGCCAATTGGTTGCCAAACGTGCTGTGGAAAAAGGAATGACTTCTGTTGTTTTCGATCGCGGAGGCTATCTATATCACGGACGGATTCAAGCATTAGCGGACGCAGCGCGCGAAGCGGGACTGCAATTTTAA